A portion of the Lolium rigidum isolate FL_2022 chromosome 1, APGP_CSIRO_Lrig_0.1, whole genome shotgun sequence genome contains these proteins:
- the LOC124683903 gene encoding PHD finger-like domain-containing protein 5A, translating to MAKHHPDLIMCRKQPGIAIGRLCEKCDGKCVVCDSYVRPCTLVRVCDECNYGSFQGRCVICGGVGISDAYYCKECTQQEKDRDGCPKIVNLGSAKTDLFYERKKYGFKKR from the coding sequence ATGGCGAAACATCATCCCGATCTCATCATGTGCCGGAAGCAGCCTGGCATTGCTATTGGTCGCTTGTGTGAGAAGTGTGATGGCAAGTGCGTCGTTTGTGACTCGTACGTGCGCCCATGTACGCTTGTCCGTGTCTGCGACGAGTGCAACTACGGCTCATTCCAGGGAAGGTGTGTCATCTGTGGTGGAGTTGGCATCTCAGATGCCTACTACTGCAAGGAGTGTACACAGCAGGAGAAGGACCGAGATGGATGTCCGAAGATTGTCAATCTAGGAAGCGCCAAGACTGATCTCTTCTACGAGCGTAAGAAGTATGGTTTTAAGAAGAGATGA